From Echinicola jeungdonensis, the proteins below share one genomic window:
- a CDS encoding glycosyltransferase family 2 protein has protein sequence MAQQPNPFFSVVCPVYKTRHQLEELVDRLEAVFNELDKDFEVILVDDGCPEDSWDLIALLTQKNDFIKGVKLSRNFGQHYAITAGLDQSMGQWVIVMDADLQDLPEEIPSLYKKAKEGFQVVVAKRKERKDGRRKRWASWLFYKILSYLTRTSMDHQVANFGIYHAQVIEEIKRLKEQVRYFPALVQWVGFRQVKVEVKHGDNSGRVSAYSWEKMVDLALNIMMAYSDRPLRMMVKLGLMVALIGFLYAGYTLFKYWLGEIIVAGYASLIVSIWVLTGVLLITLGMVGLYVGKTYQGVKNRPLYIIEKKL, from the coding sequence ATGGCCCAACAACCTAATCCTTTTTTTTCTGTCGTTTGTCCGGTTTATAAAACAAGGCATCAATTGGAGGAATTGGTTGATAGATTGGAAGCTGTATTTAATGAGCTTGATAAGGATTTTGAGGTGATTTTAGTGGATGATGGTTGTCCAGAAGATTCGTGGGATTTGATTGCTTTATTAACTCAAAAGAATGATTTTATCAAAGGGGTGAAATTAAGTCGAAATTTTGGCCAGCATTATGCTATAACAGCAGGTTTAGATCAATCTATGGGGCAATGGGTAATAGTGATGGATGCTGACCTTCAGGATCTCCCAGAAGAAATCCCCAGTTTATACAAAAAAGCCAAGGAAGGATTTCAGGTGGTAGTGGCAAAGAGAAAGGAAAGGAAAGATGGTAGGAGGAAAAGATGGGCAAGTTGGCTTTTTTATAAAATTTTGTCCTATTTGACCCGAACTTCCATGGATCACCAAGTGGCCAATTTTGGGATATATCATGCTCAAGTCATTGAAGAAATCAAGAGATTAAAAGAACAAGTCCGGTATTTTCCAGCACTGGTACAATGGGTAGGGTTTCGGCAAGTAAAGGTGGAAGTGAAACATGGTGATAACAGTGGAAGGGTTTCGGCTTATAGCTGGGAAAAAATGGTGGATTTGGCATTAAATATAATGATGGCTTATTCCGATCGTCCTTTACGGATGATGGTCAAACTTGGGTTGATGGTAGCCCTAATTGGATTTTTGTATGCAGGGTATACCCTTTTTAAATATTGGCTTGGGGAAATTATTGTTGCAGGTTACGCCAGTTTGATTGTTTCCATTTGGGTGCTGACTGGGGTGCTTTTGATTACCTTGGGAATGGTGGGGCTTTATGTGGGGAAAACCTATCAGGGAGTTAAAAACAGACCTTTATATATTATTGAAAAAAAACTATGA
- a CDS encoding DUF1684 domain-containing protein yields MKQKNIFLSIVILVAVAAVAYMFTGGESKAEYEQKVLDEREKQFKFLKYNETSPLTNEQKQNLEGLDFFPVKQKFSVRARMIPLENQKILELAMTDGSTESYIRHSYVEFELEGLTRRLLLLQATDEPDKKKFFLAFADETSGKSTYGGGRYINLRQDGPSSITIDFNLAYNPYCAYNPDFACPIPPKENILGIAITAGEKNYKE; encoded by the coding sequence ATGAAGCAAAAAAATATTTTCTTATCAATAGTGATTTTGGTGGCTGTTGCTGCGGTGGCCTACATGTTTACCGGTGGAGAAAGCAAGGCTGAATATGAACAAAAGGTTCTGGATGAAAGAGAGAAACAGTTTAAGTTTTTAAAATACAATGAAACTTCTCCGCTGACCAATGAACAAAAACAAAATTTGGAGGGGCTTGATTTTTTTCCGGTAAAACAAAAATTTTCGGTCCGGGCCAGGATGATACCTTTAGAAAACCAAAAGATCCTGGAGCTGGCCATGACCGATGGCTCTACCGAAAGTTACATCAGGCATTCCTATGTTGAATTTGAATTGGAAGGGTTGACCAGACGCTTGTTGTTGTTGCAGGCTACTGATGAACCTGATAAGAAGAAATTTTTTTTAGCTTTTGCAGATGAGACAAGTGGAAAAAGCACTTATGGAGGCGGAAGGTACATTAATCTTAGGCAGGATGGTCCCAGCTCAATCACCATTGATTTTAATTTGGCCTATAATCCTTATTGTGCCTACAACCCTGATTTTGCCTGTCCAATACCTCCAAAAGAAAACATTTTGGGAATTGCTATTACAGCAGGAGAGAAAAATTACAAGGAATAA
- the rny gene encoding ribonuclease Y, which yields MGVSLYIIVAGVVGLALGAVLVGFLMRKNNQKLEQEAQERAKSIIREAEITAESTKKDRILEAKEKYLKLKADFEEEVNKKKNILITNEGKLKQREQILSKEMEQLKRKEAELDSKKENLNAQLHSVQVKKDELDRVTNQRISDLEKVALLTKEEARDQLVVMLKDEAHTKASSHIKDILDQAKLSATKQAKKIVLDTIQRTATEHAIENCVSIFNIESDDIKGKIIGREGRNIRALESATGVEIVVDDTPEAIIISGFDPVRREIARLSLHRLVQDGRIHPARIEEVVAKTEKNIEEEIVEIGERTCIDLGVHGLHPELIRMVGRMRFRSSYGQNLLQHSREVAKLCATMSAEMGLNAKLAKRAGLLHDIGKVYPEEAELPHAILGMELAKKYKEHPEVCNAIGAHHDEIEMTSMISPIVQASDAISGSRPGARREIMDSYIKRLKDLEDLALSFDGVNKCFAMQAGRELRVLVDAENVDDNTAGKLSFDISQKIEKEMQYPGQIKVTVIREMRAVNYAK from the coding sequence ATGGGAGTATCATTATACATTATAGTAGCTGGCGTAGTTGGGCTGGCACTAGGGGCAGTTTTGGTGGGTTTCCTTATGAGGAAGAACAACCAAAAGCTGGAACAGGAAGCTCAGGAAAGAGCAAAAAGTATCATTAGGGAGGCTGAAATCACAGCTGAATCAACCAAAAAAGACAGGATTCTTGAGGCTAAAGAAAAATACCTGAAATTAAAGGCTGATTTCGAAGAGGAAGTTAACAAAAAGAAAAATATCCTCATCACTAATGAAGGTAAGCTGAAACAGCGGGAACAGATCCTTTCGAAGGAAATGGAACAGCTCAAGCGGAAGGAAGCTGAGTTGGATAGCAAAAAGGAAAACCTCAATGCCCAATTACATTCAGTTCAGGTCAAAAAAGATGAGCTTGACCGGGTAACCAATCAAAGAATTTCAGACCTGGAGAAAGTGGCCCTGCTAACCAAAGAAGAAGCCAGGGATCAACTGGTGGTCATGCTGAAAGATGAAGCCCATACTAAGGCTTCATCCCATATCAAAGACATCCTTGATCAGGCCAAATTAAGTGCTACCAAGCAGGCCAAGAAAATTGTTTTGGATACCATCCAAAGAACAGCCACTGAACATGCCATTGAAAACTGTGTTTCGATCTTTAATATTGAAAGCGATGATATCAAAGGTAAAATCATTGGACGTGAAGGTAGGAATATTCGGGCATTGGAGTCTGCTACTGGGGTGGAGATTGTCGTTGATGACACTCCTGAGGCCATCATCATTTCAGGCTTTGACCCAGTAAGAAGGGAGATAGCCAGGTTGTCCTTACACCGATTGGTGCAGGATGGCAGAATCCATCCCGCCCGGATTGAGGAAGTGGTGGCCAAAACCGAAAAGAATATTGAAGAAGAAATCGTAGAAATTGGGGAAAGAACTTGTATCGACTTGGGCGTTCATGGGTTGCACCCTGAATTAATCCGGATGGTTGGACGTATGAGATTCCGATCCTCTTATGGACAGAACTTATTGCAGCATTCTCGTGAGGTAGCCAAACTTTGTGCGACCATGTCAGCTGAGATGGGATTAAATGCCAAGCTTGCCAAAAGGGCAGGGCTACTTCATGATATTGGTAAGGTTTACCCTGAGGAAGCTGAACTTCCACACGCCATCTTGGGCATGGAGTTGGCCAAAAAATACAAGGAACATCCAGAGGTATGCAATGCCATAGGAGCTCACCACGATGAGATAGAAATGACTTCCATGATCTCACCCATTGTTCAGGCGTCAGATGCCATTTCCGGGTCCCGTCCAGGAGCCAGAAGGGAAATCATGGATAGTTATATCAAAAGGTTAAAAGACCTGGAGGATTTGGCTTTAAGTTTTGATGGAGTTAACAAATGCTTTGCCATGCAAGCTGGACGTGAACTTCGCGTATTAGTTGATGCTGAGAATGTGGATGACAATACAGCAGGAAAGCTTTCTTTTGACATTTCACAAAAAATCGAAAAGGAAATGCAATATCCAGGTCAGATAAAAGTGACCGTGATAAGAGAAATGAGAGCGGTAAATTATGCAAAATAA
- a CDS encoding cell division protein ZapA — METLSIKLKIGDREYPMKVKAEDEAKIRRIGKLINDKIKKYRSEFGLDDKQDLLAMVAFDCMVEAMEVSEVTSEDSEQISATLLQINDQLKSVL; from the coding sequence ATGGAGACACTTTCAATTAAATTAAAAATTGGGGATAGGGAATATCCTATGAAGGTGAAAGCTGAAGATGAGGCGAAAATCAGACGTATAGGCAAATTAATAAATGATAAAATCAAAAAATACAGAAGTGAATTTGGCTTAGATGATAAGCAGGATTTGCTGGCCATGGTTGCATTTGATTGTATGGTAGAGGCGATGGAAGTGAGTGAAGTGACCTCTGAGGATAGTGAACAGATATCGGCTACCCTGCTCCAGATCAATGACCAATTAAAATCTGTATTATAA
- a CDS encoding GNAT family N-acetyltransferase, translated as MIQPLPWDSKFFGLHIGRLELTGGLQLNNFKKEIAKFDLVYIFSSEPLNLKGTEMGYHGSRLELEINPPFSTCDLLMPSDEKVGELVAPGFEEKEDLFPLARESGYCSRFLGDPVLKLNFQKFYDRWMQLILDRKDKIWVCRENGNLIGMVTLQINDGEGKLGLMAVQKMARRKGVGKALMLGLSQKANLLGLKKIRVVTQGENSAGVGFYYSMGFKKVLCQYVYHWHNPTLKKKEG; from the coding sequence ATGATCCAACCATTACCATGGGATTCGAAATTTTTTGGCCTACATATTGGCCGTTTGGAACTGACTGGCGGTCTTCAACTCAATAATTTTAAGAAGGAAATAGCAAAATTTGACCTGGTTTATATTTTTTCCTCTGAACCCTTAAATCTAAAGGGAACCGAAATGGGGTACCATGGGAGCAGGTTGGAGCTCGAAATTAATCCGCCTTTTTCTACCTGCGATTTATTAATGCCCTCAGATGAAAAAGTTGGGGAATTGGTGGCCCCAGGGTTTGAAGAAAAAGAGGATTTGTTCCCCCTGGCTAGGGAGAGTGGTTATTGTTCCAGGTTTTTGGGAGATCCTGTTTTGAAGTTAAATTTTCAAAAGTTTTATGATCGGTGGATGCAGTTGATCCTGGATAGAAAAGATAAGATTTGGGTTTGCCGTGAAAATGGGAACCTGATTGGGATGGTCACCCTTCAAATAAATGATGGGGAGGGGAAATTGGGGTTGATGGCTGTTCAAAAAATGGCAAGGAGAAAGGGGGTGGGAAAAGCCTTGATGCTAGGTTTGAGCCAAAAGGCTAATTTGCTGGGATTGAAGAAAATAAGGGTTGTTACCCAAGGAGAAAATAGTGCGGGGGTGGGGTTTTATTATTCGATGGGTTTTAAGAAAGTGCTTTGCCAGTATGTTTATCATTGGCATAACCCAACCCTTAAAAAAAAAGAAGGCTGA
- the rffA gene encoding dTDP-4-amino-4,6-dideoxygalactose transaminase, with translation MNWKDYNIPFNKPYQTGREASLIQEVYAQGKLSGNGAFTQRCQNFLENIIGSKKCLLTQSGTTALELMALLLDIKEGDEVILPSYTFVSTANAFALRGAKLVFVDTKKRVPVLDENIVEARIGPKTKAIIAVHYAGVACNMKALGNIARDNNIYLLEDAAQALGSFYYEKPLGSFGGLAAFSFHETKNISAGEGGCLMINDPRLVERAEILWEKGTDRAAFFRGEKTKYQWQDLGSSFLPSEITAAFLWGQLEDYETIQQGRRQAWDYYDNHLPDLLDIYQKPYVPKGTNHNGHGYYLFFKNKYDREDLRGYLGKRGILALAHYEPLHQSPYYLANFPAISLRRTEKFADCLLRLPLYNSISKEEQSRVIDAIGNWSNLQIKKLKSIQLP, from the coding sequence ATGAACTGGAAAGATTATAATATTCCTTTTAATAAACCCTATCAAACCGGCAGGGAAGCCAGTTTGATACAAGAAGTCTATGCCCAAGGAAAATTGTCAGGTAATGGCGCTTTCACCCAAAGATGTCAAAATTTTTTGGAGAATATTATTGGAAGTAAAAAGTGCCTGTTGACCCAATCGGGAACTACCGCCCTGGAACTAATGGCCCTTTTGTTGGATATTAAGGAAGGTGATGAGGTGATTTTACCCTCCTATACTTTTGTTTCCACTGCCAATGCATTTGCATTACGTGGGGCAAAACTGGTTTTTGTGGATACCAAAAAGAGGGTTCCGGTTTTGGATGAAAATATTGTGGAGGCCAGGATAGGGCCGAAAACAAAAGCGATTATTGCAGTACATTATGCTGGGGTGGCTTGTAATATGAAAGCCTTAGGAAATATTGCCAGGGATAACAATATATATTTATTGGAAGATGCTGCCCAAGCTTTGGGTTCCTTTTATTATGAAAAACCATTGGGGAGCTTTGGGGGATTGGCTGCTTTTAGTTTTCATGAAACTAAAAATATCAGTGCTGGAGAAGGGGGGTGTTTGATGATCAATGACCCCCGTTTGGTAGAAAGGGCGGAAATTCTATGGGAAAAAGGAACCGATAGGGCAGCTTTTTTCAGGGGAGAAAAAACTAAATATCAATGGCAAGATCTTGGCAGCTCTTTTTTGCCTTCCGAAATTACAGCAGCTTTTCTATGGGGTCAATTGGAGGACTATGAAACTATACAGCAAGGAAGGAGACAGGCCTGGGATTATTATGATAATCATTTGCCCGATTTACTCGATATTTATCAAAAGCCATATGTTCCAAAAGGAACGAATCATAATGGTCACGGATATTATTTGTTCTTTAAAAATAAATATGACAGGGAAGACCTGAGGGGATACTTAGGCAAAAGGGGGATTTTAGCATTGGCTCATTATGAACCACTACATCAAAGCCCCTATTATTTGGCCAATTTCCCTGCTATTTCTCTTAGGAGAACAGAAAAATTTGCAGATTGCTTACTTCGTTTACCCTTATATAATTCCATTTCAAAAGAAGAACAGAGCAGGGTGATTGATGCAATTGGTAATTGGAGCAACCTTCAGATAAAAAAGCTCAAAAGCATTCAATTACCATAA
- a CDS encoding 2OG-Fe(II) oxygenase, translated as MESPYKSIAENIYEKGYVVVDDFISDDFREELLQEQQEILAHGQFRHAGIGKGNEFQIKPEIRSDKVCWMDHLNLTPLQNHYWNEIEKIREKINQRCFLGLRSFEAHFAMYPPGSFYLRHLDQFQNVKYRVVTTILYLNQKWEPGDGGALRMYLPKCEGQEEIMDVFPKGGRLVVFLSGEIPHEVLPTLKERVSITGWLRDIEY; from the coding sequence ATGGAAAGTCCTTACAAGTCCATAGCGGAAAATATTTATGAGAAAGGTTATGTGGTGGTGGATGACTTTATCTCTGACGATTTCAGGGAAGAGTTGTTGCAGGAACAACAAGAAATTTTGGCCCATGGCCAATTTAGACATGCAGGAATAGGCAAAGGGAATGAGTTTCAGATCAAGCCTGAAATAAGGAGTGATAAGGTTTGTTGGATGGATCATTTGAACTTGACCCCATTACAAAATCACTATTGGAATGAAATTGAAAAAATCAGGGAAAAAATAAATCAAAGATGTTTTTTGGGCCTTAGGTCATTTGAGGCGCACTTTGCCATGTACCCGCCTGGTTCTTTTTACCTTCGTCATCTCGATCAGTTTCAAAATGTGAAATACAGGGTGGTAACAACTATTCTCTACCTTAATCAAAAATGGGAGCCTGGGGATGGGGGTGCATTAAGGATGTATTTGCCCAAATGTGAAGGGCAGGAGGAAATTATGGATGTCTTTCCCAAAGGTGGAAGACTAGTCGTGTTTTTGAGTGGGGAAATTCCCCATGAAGTTTTGCCTACCTTAAAGGAGCGGGTAAGTATAACCGGGTGGCTTAGGGATATTGAATATTAA
- a CDS encoding OmpA family protein: MKTLKSILALVLSSALIMSCANWSNTGKGAAIGGGAGGVLGGIIGSKKGNTAAGAVIGAAVGGAAGAAIGKYMDKQAEELEELENAEVKRVGEGIQITFDSGILFGFDSYALTPQSQENVMKLAKILNDYPDTNIMIYGHTDSKGSEEYNQDLSEKRAGAVSNYLKMQGIDRNRLSTVGHGESMPVATNDTDAGRAKNRRVEVAITANEELIEKAENGELDNI; this comes from the coding sequence ATGAAAACTTTAAAATCAATTTTAGCACTTGTATTAAGTTCAGCCCTAATAATGAGTTGCGCCAATTGGAGCAACACCGGAAAAGGGGCCGCCATTGGTGGTGGTGCAGGAGGTGTTCTAGGAGGTATTATTGGATCCAAAAAAGGAAATACAGCTGCTGGAGCCGTAATCGGAGCGGCAGTAGGTGGCGCTGCTGGGGCTGCAATTGGAAAGTATATGGACAAACAAGCCGAGGAATTGGAAGAACTTGAAAATGCAGAGGTCAAAAGAGTGGGTGAAGGTATCCAGATTACTTTTGACTCAGGCATCCTATTTGGTTTTGACTCTTATGCCCTAACCCCGCAATCCCAGGAAAATGTCATGAAACTGGCAAAAATCCTTAATGACTATCCTGACACCAATATTATGATATATGGGCATACCGATAGCAAAGGAAGTGAAGAATATAACCAAGACCTCTCGGAAAAAAGGGCCGGTGCAGTTTCTAATTACCTAAAGATGCAAGGAATTGACAGAAATAGGTTAAGCACCGTTGGTCATGGGGAGTCCATGCCAGTAGCCACTAATGATACTGATGCAGGCCGGGCAAAAAACCGTCGAGTGGAAGTCGCCATCACTGCAAACGAGGAATTGATCGAAAAAGCAGAAAATGGGGAATTGGATAATATCTAA
- the pheT gene encoding phenylalanine--tRNA ligase subunit beta, whose translation MKVAINRLKEFISFEESTEEIADKLTQSGLEVEGIERFESISGGLEGVVIGEVLSCSPHPNADRLKVTTVDIGGEEVPIVCGAPNVAQGQKVVVATVGAQLCPNGGEAFTIKKAKIRGEVSHGMICAEDELGLGKSHDGILVLDTEMDNGTPASDYFQIESTDVLEIGLTPNRADAASHLGVARDLKALLKKDLALPDVEGFQVDDHSRPVSIEVEDAADCPRYAGLTLSNVKVGPSPEWLQNYLKALGLEPINNIVDLTNFILHDLGQPLHAFDLDQVAGDKIIVKKLPKGTVFTTLDEKERKLSGEELMICDENHGLCMAGIFGGVGSGVTQSTSTIFLESAYFSPDVIRKGSLQHGLKTDASFRFERGTDPNMPVYALKRAAMLIKELAGGKVSSEIIDLYPKPVEDFEIDVKYRNIDRLIGKNIPKEEVKAILESLDIQVADASEGGFKAIVKPYRVDVTREADIIEEILRIYGFENVLLSDTYQSSYLAEHPAKDSNKLQFRVSELLSGMGYYEMMTNSLTKPGYAEQSTHLDEGQSVEIVNKLSEDLGVMRQTLLFTGLEVLAHNINRRQKDLRFFEFGSTYHKEEEGYREESHLSLFLTGDRADESWLEPSKPVAFPDIYSVVEKLLDKLNIQTPEVEIIHESPFDYALKLKLGKKEIGTVGLLSPKITKQAEVKQEVFFAELRWDYLLKKASGLKKYQEISKFPEVRRDLSLVIDKEVTFDAVRKIAEKAGGKLLKHIGVFDVYQGENLEQGKKAYALSFFLQDNEKTLTDKIIDKSMDRLMKSFEKEIGALIRK comes from the coding sequence ATGAAAGTAGCTATAAATAGATTAAAAGAATTTATATCATTTGAAGAAAGTACAGAGGAGATTGCTGATAAACTCACCCAATCCGGATTGGAAGTGGAGGGGATTGAAAGGTTTGAATCCATTTCCGGAGGATTAGAGGGTGTTGTTATTGGTGAGGTGCTAAGTTGTTCTCCTCATCCCAATGCTGATCGGCTAAAAGTTACCACTGTTGATATTGGCGGTGAAGAGGTGCCGATTGTTTGCGGGGCCCCCAATGTCGCTCAGGGGCAAAAGGTGGTAGTGGCAACTGTGGGCGCACAGCTTTGCCCAAACGGTGGTGAAGCTTTTACCATAAAAAAAGCTAAAATCCGGGGGGAAGTTTCCCATGGAATGATCTGCGCAGAAGATGAACTTGGCCTGGGTAAAAGCCATGATGGTATTTTGGTGCTGGACACCGAAATGGATAATGGAACCCCTGCCAGTGATTATTTTCAAATAGAAAGCACTGATGTGCTTGAGATTGGGCTAACCCCCAACCGTGCAGATGCGGCTTCCCATTTGGGTGTGGCAAGGGATTTGAAAGCCTTATTAAAAAAGGATTTGGCATTGCCTGATGTGGAGGGTTTCCAAGTGGATGACCATAGTCGCCCGGTAAGTATCGAGGTGGAAGATGCAGCTGATTGTCCTCGGTATGCTGGATTGACCCTATCAAATGTGAAAGTCGGACCCTCGCCAGAGTGGCTGCAAAATTACCTGAAAGCCTTAGGATTGGAGCCAATCAACAATATAGTGGATTTGACCAATTTTATCCTTCACGATTTGGGGCAACCGCTTCATGCATTTGACCTTGACCAAGTTGCAGGAGATAAGATCATTGTCAAAAAACTCCCAAAGGGAACAGTTTTCACAACCTTGGATGAAAAGGAAAGGAAACTTTCGGGAGAAGAATTGATGATCTGTGATGAAAACCACGGGCTCTGCATGGCAGGGATTTTTGGAGGGGTAGGTTCTGGAGTAACCCAAAGTACCAGTACCATCTTTTTGGAAAGTGCCTATTTTTCCCCCGATGTCATCCGAAAAGGAAGTCTTCAGCATGGATTGAAAACAGATGCTTCATTCAGGTTTGAAAGAGGAACCGACCCGAATATGCCAGTTTATGCCCTGAAAAGGGCCGCTATGCTGATCAAGGAATTGGCGGGAGGTAAGGTTAGCTCGGAAATTATTGATCTTTATCCCAAGCCAGTTGAAGATTTTGAAATTGATGTCAAGTATAGGAATATTGACCGCTTAATTGGAAAAAACATTCCAAAAGAGGAAGTGAAAGCAATCTTGGAAAGTTTGGATATTCAAGTGGCCGATGCAAGTGAAGGAGGTTTTAAGGCAATCGTAAAGCCTTACAGGGTTGATGTTACCCGTGAAGCGGACATAATAGAGGAAATCCTCAGGATTTATGGTTTTGAAAATGTTTTGCTTTCGGATACCTATCAATCCAGTTACTTGGCTGAGCATCCTGCTAAGGATTCCAATAAGCTTCAATTCAGGGTTTCTGAACTGTTGTCAGGAATGGGCTATTATGAGATGATGACTAATTCTTTGACTAAACCAGGATATGCGGAGCAATCAACCCATTTGGATGAAGGACAAAGTGTGGAAATCGTCAATAAATTAAGCGAGGATCTGGGTGTAATGCGACAGACCCTTTTATTTACCGGTTTGGAAGTGTTGGCCCACAATATCAATAGGAGGCAAAAAGACCTAAGGTTTTTTGAGTTTGGATCCACTTATCACAAAGAGGAAGAAGGTTACAGGGAGGAAAGCCACCTGTCATTATTCCTGACTGGGGACCGTGCTGATGAGAGTTGGTTAGAACCCTCCAAGCCAGTTGCGTTTCCAGATATTTACAGTGTGGTGGAAAAGCTTTTGGACAAGCTCAATATCCAAACTCCCGAGGTGGAAATTATCCATGAATCTCCATTTGATTATGCCCTGAAATTAAAATTGGGGAAAAAAGAGATTGGAACGGTAGGTTTGCTATCCCCGAAAATCACCAAACAGGCAGAAGTAAAACAGGAAGTGTTTTTTGCTGAGCTGAGGTGGGATTATCTTCTAAAAAAAGCTTCGGGGTTGAAAAAATACCAGGAGATTTCAAAATTCCCTGAAGTAAGAAGGGACCTCTCTTTGGTTATTGATAAGGAGGTGACTTTTGATGCTGTCCGGAAAATTGCGGAAAAGGCAGGAGGAAAACTGTTGAAACATATCGGGGTTTTTGATGTTTATCAGGGAGAAAATCTCGAACAAGGTAAAAAAGCATACGCCCTAAGTTTCTTCCTTCAGGACAATGAAAAGACCTTAACGGATAAAATCATCGATAAGTCTATGGACCGATTGATGAAATCTTTCGAAAAGGAAATTGGGGCATTGATAAGAAAGTAA
- a CDS encoding DUF6044 family protein: MNWINFRNYFFDWRKTAFVLFVGLIMIFPYIFLGEDVHIPVGDNMDSNIAWYKMLSDQGKIWSGPETLVQGMVKEIPRFSLPSGLNLELVFYGFMDPLNAYLVNKILIFFIGILSMYGFLNFWKGKWSSTVMILFALIWASLPFYPHRGISIAGLPLIALGMGYLWEGRRICLAFALIFLYSAYSMMVLAGIFAWSVAFMMFIMFCIYFKKWPKWVFGGFLFWLFLYLIQEYQLIYSYFIQNNFISHRSEMIYPGHEFSLVNVVKEITKGGYLGVYYWWGYLPLVFLGVFLGKIRNGVKKEIGVMLLIALILSFLSNVLNIPELVNFPGKLWPKLQSFSLIRFAHLIPFFVFTALALVMLEGTIPFKKILMVGLIALNIFPYHYEWRNMVNEQVPFLGYRAASFKEFYARDQYNKLKSIIPEAYQGYFGHINIHPAISAYNGLPCIDGYLQNYSLKHKNQIIKVLEDEIANNDFLNYHLKDWGNKCYLQNQKYPDEFDAFKWRDYTKIEDLAYDFDHLKNQLNVHYLISSIPISMDGLELVRKIDDHSSAWNLHLYRIQ, from the coding sequence ATGAATTGGATAAATTTTCGAAATTATTTTTTTGATTGGAGAAAAACAGCCTTCGTCTTATTTGTTGGGCTGATAATGATATTCCCCTATATATTTTTGGGAGAGGATGTACATATCCCGGTAGGTGACAATATGGACTCCAATATAGCCTGGTATAAAATGCTGTCAGATCAAGGCAAAATTTGGAGTGGACCTGAGACCCTTGTTCAGGGAATGGTAAAAGAAATACCCAGGTTTTCTCTTCCTTCCGGGTTGAATCTTGAGTTGGTCTTTTATGGATTTATGGATCCATTAAATGCTTACCTGGTGAATAAAATCCTTATTTTTTTCATAGGCATCCTTTCCATGTATGGCTTTCTTAATTTTTGGAAAGGGAAATGGAGTTCAACTGTTATGATCTTATTTGCATTGATCTGGGCTTCCTTGCCTTTTTACCCCCATAGGGGGATTTCTATTGCAGGATTGCCCTTAATTGCCCTGGGAATGGGCTACCTCTGGGAGGGCAGGAGGATTTGTTTGGCTTTTGCTCTGATTTTTTTGTATTCCGCTTATTCGATGATGGTTTTGGCAGGGATTTTTGCCTGGTCAGTGGCCTTTATGATGTTTATAATGTTCTGCATTTATTTCAAAAAATGGCCAAAATGGGTGTTTGGAGGCTTTTTGTTTTGGTTGTTTTTGTATTTAATTCAGGAATATCAATTAATTTATTCCTATTTTATTCAGAATAACTTTATTTCCCATCGTTCGGAAATGATATATCCTGGACATGAATTTAGCCTTGTTAATGTAGTCAAGGAAATAACTAAAGGGGGATATTTGGGAGTTTATTATTGGTGGGGATATCTGCCATTGGTTTTTCTTGGTGTTTTTCTTGGTAAAATAAGGAATGGTGTGAAAAAGGAAATTGGGGTTATGTTGCTTATTGCTCTTATTTTATCCTTTCTTTCTAATGTTCTTAATATTCCCGAGTTAGTCAATTTTCCGGGGAAGCTATGGCCAAAACTTCAATCTTTTTCCTTGATTCGTTTTGCCCATTTAATACCGTTTTTTGTTTTTACGGCATTGGCATTGGTGATGTTGGAAGGTACTATTCCATTCAAAAAAATATTAATGGTGGGCTTGATCGCTCTCAATATTTTTCCCTATCATTATGAATGGAGGAATATGGTCAATGAACAGGTACCATTTTTGGGATACAGGGCAGCCTCTTTTAAGGAGTTTTACGCAAGGGATCAATATAATAAACTTAAATCCATTATCCCTGAGGCCTATCAAGGGTATTTTGGGCATATCAATATTCACCCGGCGATAAGTGCTTATAATGGTTTACCGTGTATTGATGGTTACCTTCAAAATTATTCCCTAAAACATAAAAACCAAATTATTAAAGTTCTGGAAGATGAGATTGCAAATAATGATTTTTTGAATTATCATCTGAAGGATTGGGGCAATAAATGTTACCTTCAAAATCAAAAATATCCTGATGAATTTGATGCATTTAAATGGAGGGATTATACTAAAATTGAGGATTTAGCATATGATTTTGACCATTTAAAAAATCAATTAAACGTTCACTATTTGATTTCCTCCATACCAATATCAATGGACGGGTTGGAACTGGTAAGAAAAATAGATGACCATTCATCTGCTTGGAATCTTCATTTATACCGGATTCAATAG